The window TTCTCCTGCGCCCGAAAAATCCCTCCATTGAACTGATCAAGGATGCCTTCGAACTGGCCTACGGTCGGTAGCCGTCTTTCTCACCAAGCCTTTCTAAAAAGATCAAGTCTTCCGGGCCAAAAAGCTGCCCTTCAAAACTGGGGAACTATTGAATGAGCCGCCTGTGCATGCTGGCCAGAGCCATCGGGAAAAGGATCAGGCAGAAGAGGGTGAGATAGAGGAGCCCCCAGAGCAGAGAGACGTCAAAACGGCCAAATCCGAGGGAGCGGACCATGTTGACCAGATGGGTCAGGGGCAGGGCATAGGCGACAAAACGGGCCCAGGAAGGCAGATTCTCCAGGGGGAAGAAGGTTCCGCTGAAGAGGTACATGGGGGTAATCAGCAGAAAAATCGGGAGATTGAAGAGGTCGATCGTTTTGACCTTGCCGGTGAAAATCATGCCCAGGGAACCGAAGGCGATGCCGCCGAGAAAGGAAAGGGGGAGGATCAGCAGACCGGCGGGGTAGCTCACCAAGCCGAAGAGGCTGATGACGGCAAGCATGACGAGGGTGGCCAGAAACGATTTTGTCGCCCCCCAGAAAATTTCGCCGGTGATGATCTCTTCGAGGGTCAGCGGGGTCGCCATCATGGCGTCGAAGGTTTTCTGGTAGTACATTCGGACATAGGAACTGTAGGTGTTTTCGAAAAAGGCGTTGTTCATGATGTTGATGGCCAGAAGGGCCGGGGCGATGAACTGGACATAGGTCACCTGCGAGCCGCCATAGGAGATTTTGCCGACGAGGCCGCTGAGGCCGATTCCAAAGGCGAGGAGATAAAAAAGAGGTTCCAGCAGAGGGGGGAGAAAACCGACCTTCCAACTCTGACGGTTCACCACGAGGTTTCGATACCACACCTTCCAGAAGCGCCGGGATATGTCATAGGGCTTGAAGGGGCTCATTCTCTCAACTCTCTGCCCGCCAGTTTCAGGAAGACATCCTCCAACGTCGCCATGCGCAGGACGCAGCCGTCATGACTGCAGAGGGAAGAGATCTCATGAAAGAGCGCATCCCGGTTGTCCCCGTAGATCAACAAGCGATGCCCCAGATTCTCGAAGCTCAATCCCTTCTTTTTTACGAAATCCAGGAGCGCCGCCTCCGGTTCCGCCACCTCGATCACGTCGTGGCCCACATGGGTCCGGATCAGATCCGCCGGCATTCCTTCCACGAGGATGCGCCCCTTGTCCATAATGATCAGCCGGTCGCACAGCCGGGAGGCTTCATCCATGTAATGGGTCGTGAGGAGAATGGTCAACCCCCTTTTTTTCAGCTCCTCCAGCCGCTGCCAGACGGAGTGCCGTGACTGGGGATCGAGCCCGGTGGTGGGCTCGTCGAGAATCAGGAGATCGGGGTCGTTCATCAGGGCCCGCGCGAGGACCAGGCGGCGCATCATTCCCCCGGAAAGCTCGATGACCTTGTCATCCCGACGGTTCCTCAGGGCGATGAAAGCCAGGAGCTTTTCCGCCCTTTCCCGGGCGAGCGGCCGAGGCAGGTTGAAGTAGCCGGCGAAGATTTCCATGTTCTGGAAGACCGTCAAATCGGGGTCCAGGTTGTTCTCCTGCTGGCAGACGCCGATGCGGGCCTTGATCGAGCGGAGATCCTCCCGCACATCCAGCCCGAAGATTCGCAGCGTTCCGCCGGTCATGGGGGAAAAGCCGTAAAGCATGCGGATGGCCGTCGTCTTGCCGGCGCCATTGGGTCCCAGGATGCCGAAGCATTCCCCGGGCAGAACGGCAAAGGAAATATCGTCCACGGCGGTGAAAGAGCCAAAGCTCTTCCGCAGATGGGACGCCTCAAGGATCGGCGATAAAGACGGCACTTTCCGGGTATCCATATTCGGAATAAAAATAAAGAAATAAAGAAGGAACTTTAGTTGAATGTTTTTTGGATATACAACAACAGCGGGAAACAGGAAAGAAAAGATGAGGGTGCTGTCCTGAAATTCTTTCTACAGGGTCACCAGACCTTCGCGAATGGCATATTTGATCAGTTCCGCCGACCGGCTGATATTCAATTTCTGGGCGATGTTTCGGCGATGCGTTTCTACCGTCTTTACGCTGACATAGAGGTGGGAGGCGATTTCTTTTGCGGTCATTCCTTC is drawn from Syntrophus gentianae and contains these coding sequences:
- a CDS encoding ABC transporter permease, whose product is MSPFKPYDISRRFWKVWYRNLVVNRQSWKVGFLPPLLEPLFYLLAFGIGLSGLVGKISYGGSQVTYVQFIAPALLAINIMNNAFFENTYSSYVRMYYQKTFDAMMATPLTLEEIITGEIFWGATKSFLATLVMLAVISLFGLVSYPAGLLILPLSFLGGIAFGSLGMIFTGKVKTIDLFNLPIFLLITPMYLFSGTFFPLENLPSWARFVAYALPLTHLVNMVRSLGFGRFDVSLLWGLLYLTLFCLILFPMALASMHRRLIQ
- a CDS encoding ABC transporter ATP-binding protein; the protein is MDTRKVPSLSPILEASHLRKSFGSFTAVDDISFAVLPGECFGILGPNGAGKTTAIRMLYGFSPMTGGTLRIFGLDVREDLRSIKARIGVCQQENNLDPDLTVFQNMEIFAGYFNLPRPLARERAEKLLAFIALRNRRDDKVIELSGGMMRRLVLARALMNDPDLLILDEPTTGLDPQSRHSVWQRLEELKKRGLTILLTTHYMDEASRLCDRLIIMDKGRILVEGMPADLIRTHVGHDVIEVAEPEAALLDFVKKKGLSFENLGHRLLIYGDNRDALFHEISSLCSHDGCVLRMATLEDVFLKLAGRELRE